One stretch of Pirellulales bacterium DNA includes these proteins:
- a CDS encoding DUF1549 and DUF1553 domain-containing protein: CHDHRYDPILHTDYYRLRAVFEPAYNWKAWRSRPERLISLYTDADRAKAQEVNTQVAVVAQEREQKQSEFMAAALEKELEKFPAEQRDALRAAYQAPDDKRAPEQQKLLDDNPSLKITPGVLYQYNQAAADELKKFDARIGELQAQKPVEDFIQALTEVPGQVPPTFLFHRGDHRQPQQELPPGGLAVCSPSEAPLDFAADAEAVPTTGRRLAYARWLTSGQHPLVARVLVNRVWMHHFGQGIVGTPSDFGQMGQRPTHPELLDYLASELVAGGWRLKRLHKLMMTSVAYRQSSQIDEAKSALDPDNHLLWRYPVRRLEAEMIRDRVLAVSGALDRAMFGASVPVTQDNVGQIAVGPSPVPDAPTTVDALLGDAASRRSVYLQVRRSQPVAMLRAFDAPVMETNCDRRPSSTVSPQSLVMMNSAFLVAESRRFAWRVRLESGADRAAQIDRAWQLAYCRPPAEHERKLADDLMTHQIEELAKTPPAEGQPAPDHALTALASLCQVLMSANEFLYVE; the protein is encoded by the coding sequence ATGCCACGACCATCGCTACGATCCCATCTTGCACACCGACTACTATCGGCTGCGCGCCGTCTTTGAACCCGCCTACAACTGGAAGGCCTGGCGCTCCCGCCCCGAGCGACTGATTTCGCTTTATACCGACGCCGATCGCGCCAAGGCGCAAGAGGTCAACACCCAAGTCGCCGTGGTCGCCCAAGAGCGCGAGCAAAAGCAGTCGGAGTTCATGGCCGCCGCGCTCGAGAAAGAGTTGGAAAAGTTCCCCGCCGAACAGCGCGATGCGCTGCGCGCGGCCTATCAAGCGCCAGACGACAAGCGCGCCCCCGAGCAGCAAAAACTGCTCGACGACAACCCCAGCCTCAAAATCACCCCCGGCGTTTTGTATCAATACAATCAAGCGGCTGCCGACGAACTGAAGAAATTCGACGCGCGCATCGGCGAACTGCAAGCGCAAAAACCGGTTGAGGACTTTATCCAGGCCCTCACCGAAGTTCCCGGCCAGGTTCCGCCGACGTTTCTCTTCCATCGCGGCGACCATCGACAACCTCAGCAAGAATTGCCCCCCGGCGGTTTGGCGGTCTGCTCCCCCAGCGAGGCCCCGCTCGACTTTGCCGCCGATGCCGAAGCGGTTCCCACCACCGGCCGGCGACTCGCCTACGCCCGCTGGCTCACCAGCGGTCAGCATCCACTCGTAGCCCGCGTGTTGGTCAATCGCGTTTGGATGCACCATTTTGGCCAAGGCATCGTCGGCACCCCCTCCGACTTCGGCCAGATGGGGCAGCGCCCCACGCATCCCGAACTGCTCGACTACTTGGCCAGCGAGTTGGTCGCAGGAGGCTGGCGCCTCAAGCGACTGCACAAGTTGATGATGACCTCCGTAGCGTATCGGCAGTCGTCCCAGATCGACGAGGCCAAGTCCGCGCTCGATCCCGACAATCACCTGCTCTGGCGTTATCCCGTGCGGCGACTCGAAGCCGAAATGATTCGAGACCGCGTCCTGGCCGTCTCTGGCGCGCTCGATCGCGCTATGTTCGGCGCTTCGGTTCCCGTCACTCAAGACAATGTCGGCCAGATCGCCGTTGGCCCCTCTCCAGTCCCCGACGCGCCGACCACCGTCGACGCCTTGCTTGGCGATGCCGCCTCGCGCCGCAGCGTTTACTTGCAAGTCCGTCGCAGTCAGCCGGTGGCCATGCTCCGCGCGTTTGATGCCCCGGTGATGGAAACCAACTGCGACCGTCGTCCTTCTTCGACCGTCTCGCCGCAATCGCTGGTCATGATGAACAGCGCGTTTTTAGTCGCCGAGTCGCGCCGCTTTGCCTGGCGGGTGCGGTTGGAATCGGGCGCCGATCGGGCCGCGCAAATCGACCGCGCCTGGCAACTTGCCTACTGCCGCCCCCCCGCCGAGCACGAGCGCAAACTGGCCGATGACCTGATGACCCACCAAATTGAAGAACTCGCCAAGACGCCCCCCGCCGAGGGGCAACCTGCCCCCGATCACGCCCTCACCGCCCTGGCCAGCCTGTGCCAGGTGCTCATGAGCGCCAATGAATTTTTGTATGTGGAGTAA